Genomic segment of Nitrosopumilaceae archaeon AB1(1):
CATGTCATCCTTGGATATGTTTGATTTTATAATATCTAGTATGTGCCAAGCACGTTTATTTTTCAACTCATATCTGACTAATTGTATGGGGTTATCGTGATGTCCTATAAGATCTTGTACAGTTAATTCACTCTCTGATACTCCCAAATTTTCTTGTATATGGTTGTAAATATTTTGTCTATTCTCTGTAGCATGTGTAATAACTGTAATTTCTATGATAATTTTTTCAATCATTATTGTTATGCTTTGAGTAGAGCAATTTCTGCATCTGCGGTTCGAATTAATTTTACTTTTTCTAATCCAACATGACGAATTCTAATTATTTTTTTAGCAGCTGCCATAATGTCTGAATTTATTTTTCCATAACACGCAGCTTGAACAAATTGATCTATAGTCATACCTGGAATTGTTTTTTCCATAATTTCTTTTGCAATTAAACGTAAAGCATGTTTTCTTGATGTGTTTAATGGTCTATGTGTTAACAATATCACTTTGATTCTGAAAATATAACCATCTTTGGTTTCACATTCTAAAATAAAATTTACTTTGGAAGATCCACGTCTAACCAAACTACGTAGAAACTCTTTTGCATATTCATATTGCTTAAAGATAGTATATGCAATTTCACCTTCTACCTTTGATATTTGAAAATAGATCTTGTATTGATTTTGTGAAATATCTCCTTTGACTATGTCGTGTAACGTTACCTCTAACACTCTGCCAATTGCTCCTTTGTCACTAGTTATGGGTACATAACCGATATCTATATTGTTGAATGCATCTGGCGCTTGTATGGTGACCCAGCGTTTCTCTCTCCATTTGTCCTTTACACGTCCTTTTCTTCTAGCCAATTTCTAAAATGTGAATATTCTAAAATATAAGGGTAGGCTTACCTATAATGCTATATTTTAGTACATATCATACTCTAAGTTTAAATATGCTTATACTTTTTTAAGAAATAATGAAAAATCGCTTTACCGCAATTATCCTATCTGTAATTTTAGTATCGGGTCTAGCTTTTGTTCC
This window contains:
- a CDS encoding RNA-binding domain-containing protein codes for the protein MIEKIIIEITVITHATENRQNIYNHIQENLGVSESELTVQDLIGHHDNPIQLVRYELKNKRAWHILDIIKSNISKDDMEMIFEMNDIQGQSALYLRLDKQKIVEDKIVISETGSVRIKIHIPVYTKKDMLETYRDKLFTN
- a CDS encoding 30S ribosomal protein S3ae gives rise to the protein MARRKGRVKDKWREKRWVTIQAPDAFNNIDIGYVPITSDKGAIGRVLEVTLHDIVKGDISQNQYKIYFQISKVEGEIAYTIFKQYEYAKEFLRSLVRRGSSKVNFILECETKDGYIFRIKVILLTHRPLNTSRKHALRLIAKEIMEKTIPGMTIDQFVQAACYGKINSDIMAAAKKIIRIRHVGLEKVKLIRTADAEIALLKA